A single window of Hemicordylus capensis ecotype Gifberg chromosome 15, rHemCap1.1.pri, whole genome shotgun sequence DNA harbors:
- the PES1 gene encoding pescadillo homolog isoform X1, with product MGGQEKKKYERGSATNYITRNKARKKLQLSLPDFRRLCILKGIYPHEPKHKKKVNKGSTAARTFYLLKDIKFLLHEPIVNKFREYKVFVRKLRKAYGKSEWNTVERLRDNKPGYRLDHIVKERYPTFVDALRDLDDALSMCFLFATFPRTGKCHVQSIQQCRRLTVEFLNYVIASRSLRKVFLSIKGIYYQAEVMGQLITWITPYAFSHNHPTDVDYRVMATFTEFYSTLLGFVNFRLYQSLNLHYPPKIEGATAGELKAEEEESYALDSESYMEKLSALSASLARVVAPNPEEEAEVDEFPVEGESAEQEETRQKEQEALEKQRKLFEGLRFFLNREVPREPLAFVVRCFGGEVSWDKSVCIGATYDVKDPTITHQIVDRPVMEKQVIGRYYLQPQWVFDSVNAKLCLPVADYFPGVLLPPHLSPFVTEKEGDYIPPEKLKLLALQRGEEPAGEESGSGEEEEEDDDDATEGSEEEEEDEEDEGRLKKMEAQRSQSKNLPVKVTAGKALKEDKQRLAQEQQSEEKRLAIMMMKKREKYLYQKIMFGKKRKIREANKLTEKRKAHDAAVKSEKKKSKKVRRE from the exons GCGACTCTGCATTCTCAAGGGGATTTATCCTCATGAGCCCAAGCACAAGAAGAAGGTCAACAAAGGCTCTACAGCTGCCCGCACTTTCTATCTCCTGAAAGATATCAAATTTCTCCTTCATGAGCCGATCGTCAACAAGTTCCGGGAATATAAG GTGTTTGTCCGCAAATTACGGAAGGCATACGGGAAGAGTGAGTGGAATACTGTGGAGAGGCTAAGGGATAACAAACCCGGTTACAGATTGGATCACATTGTGAAGGAGAG GTATCCCACCTTCGTGGATGCCCTGCGGGACCTGGACGACGCCCTCTCCATGTGCTTCCTCTTCGCCACCTTCCCGCGCACGGGCAAGTGTCACGTGCAAAGCATCCAGCAATGCCGCCGGCTGACCGTGGAGTTCCTCAACTACGTCATTGCTTCGCGCTCTCTGCGCAAG GTGTTCCTGTCCATCAAAGGCATCTACTACCAGGCTGAGGTGATGGGGCAGCTCATCACCTGGATCACGCCATATGCCTTTTCACACAAC CACCCAACAGATGTGGACTACAGGGTGATGGCCACCTTCACAGAGTTCTACTCCACGCTCCTTGGCTTTGTCAACTTCCGCCTCTACCAGTCCCTCAACCTGCACTACCCACCCAAG ATCGAAGGCGCGACCGCAGGAGAGCTGAAAGCGGAGGAAGAGGAGTCGTATGCCTTGGACTCGGAGAGCTACATGGAG AAACTGTCAGCGCTCAGTGCCAGCCTGGCCCGGGTCGTAGCCCCAAACCCAGAGGAGGAGGCCGAAGTGGATGAGTTTCCTGTGGAGGGA GAGAGTGCGGAGCAAGAGGAGACCCGGCAGAAAGAGCAGGAGGCGCTGGAGAAGCAGAGGAAGCTCTTCGAAGGGTTGCGCTTCTTTCTCAACAGGGAGGTGCCGCGGGAGCCCCTGGCTTTTGTTGTTCG GTGCTTCGGGGGCGAAGTGTCCTGGGATAAATCGGTGTGTATCGGCGCAACCTACGATGTGAAGGATCCAACCATCACCCACCAGATTGTTGACCGGCCTGTTATGGAGAAGCAAGTCATTGGCAG GTATTACCTCCAGCCCCAGTGGGTCTTCGACTCCGTCAATGCCAAGCTGTGCCTTCCGGTGGCGGATTATTTCCCTGGCgtgctgctgcctccccatctctcgccGTTTGTGACAGAAAAGGAGGGAGACTACATCCCGCCAGAGAAGCTGAAGCTGTTAGCCCTGCAGAGAGGCGAGGAGCCAG CAGGAGAAGAGAGTGGatcgggagaggaggaggaggaagatgatgacGATGCAACGGAaggctctgaggaggaggaggaggatgaagaagatGAGGGAAGGCTGAAGAAGATGGAAGCACAGAGATCccagagcaag AACCTCCCAGTGAAGGTGACGGCTGGCAAGGCGTTGAAAGAGGACAAGCAGCGGCTGGCGCAGGAGCAGCAGAGCGAGGAGAAACGCCTGGCCATCATGATGATGAAGAAGCGGGAGAAATACCTCTACCAGAAGATCATGTTTGGGAAGAAGCGCAAGATCCGAGAG GCTAATAAACTGACCGAAAAGCGAAAAGCTCATGATGCTGCAGTGAAGTCGGagaagaaaaagagcaagaaagtGCGAAGGGAGTGA
- the PES1 gene encoding pescadillo homolog isoform X2: MGGQEKKKYERGSATNYITRNKARKKLQLSLPDFRRLCILKGIYPHEPKHKKKVNKGSTAARTFYLLKDIKFLLHEPIVNKFREYKVFVRKLRKAYGKSEWNTVERLRDNKPGYRLDHIVKERYPTFVDALRDLDDALSMCFLFATFPRTGKCHVQSIQQCRRLTVEFLNYVIASRSLRKVFLSIKGIYYQAEVMGQLITWITPYAFSHNHPTDVDYRVMATFTEFYSTLLGFVNFRLYQSLNLHYPPKIEGATAGELKAEEEESYALDSESYMEKLSALSASLARVVAPNPEEEAEVDEFPVEGESAEQEETRQKEQEALEKQRKLFEGLRFFLNREVPREPLAFVVRCFGGEVSWDKSVCIGATYDVKDPTITHQIVDRPVMEKQVIGRYYLQPQWVFDSVNAKLCLPVADYFPGVLLPPHLSPFVTEKEGDYIPPEKLKLLALQRGEEPGEESGSGEEEEEDDDDATEGSEEEEEDEEDEGRLKKMEAQRSQSKNLPVKVTAGKALKEDKQRLAQEQQSEEKRLAIMMMKKREKYLYQKIMFGKKRKIREANKLTEKRKAHDAAVKSEKKKSKKVRRE; the protein is encoded by the exons GCGACTCTGCATTCTCAAGGGGATTTATCCTCATGAGCCCAAGCACAAGAAGAAGGTCAACAAAGGCTCTACAGCTGCCCGCACTTTCTATCTCCTGAAAGATATCAAATTTCTCCTTCATGAGCCGATCGTCAACAAGTTCCGGGAATATAAG GTGTTTGTCCGCAAATTACGGAAGGCATACGGGAAGAGTGAGTGGAATACTGTGGAGAGGCTAAGGGATAACAAACCCGGTTACAGATTGGATCACATTGTGAAGGAGAG GTATCCCACCTTCGTGGATGCCCTGCGGGACCTGGACGACGCCCTCTCCATGTGCTTCCTCTTCGCCACCTTCCCGCGCACGGGCAAGTGTCACGTGCAAAGCATCCAGCAATGCCGCCGGCTGACCGTGGAGTTCCTCAACTACGTCATTGCTTCGCGCTCTCTGCGCAAG GTGTTCCTGTCCATCAAAGGCATCTACTACCAGGCTGAGGTGATGGGGCAGCTCATCACCTGGATCACGCCATATGCCTTTTCACACAAC CACCCAACAGATGTGGACTACAGGGTGATGGCCACCTTCACAGAGTTCTACTCCACGCTCCTTGGCTTTGTCAACTTCCGCCTCTACCAGTCCCTCAACCTGCACTACCCACCCAAG ATCGAAGGCGCGACCGCAGGAGAGCTGAAAGCGGAGGAAGAGGAGTCGTATGCCTTGGACTCGGAGAGCTACATGGAG AAACTGTCAGCGCTCAGTGCCAGCCTGGCCCGGGTCGTAGCCCCAAACCCAGAGGAGGAGGCCGAAGTGGATGAGTTTCCTGTGGAGGGA GAGAGTGCGGAGCAAGAGGAGACCCGGCAGAAAGAGCAGGAGGCGCTGGAGAAGCAGAGGAAGCTCTTCGAAGGGTTGCGCTTCTTTCTCAACAGGGAGGTGCCGCGGGAGCCCCTGGCTTTTGTTGTTCG GTGCTTCGGGGGCGAAGTGTCCTGGGATAAATCGGTGTGTATCGGCGCAACCTACGATGTGAAGGATCCAACCATCACCCACCAGATTGTTGACCGGCCTGTTATGGAGAAGCAAGTCATTGGCAG GTATTACCTCCAGCCCCAGTGGGTCTTCGACTCCGTCAATGCCAAGCTGTGCCTTCCGGTGGCGGATTATTTCCCTGGCgtgctgctgcctccccatctctcgccGTTTGTGACAGAAAAGGAGGGAGACTACATCCCGCCAGAGAAGCTGAAGCTGTTAGCCCTGCAGAGAGGCGAGGAGCCAG GAGAAGAGAGTGGatcgggagaggaggaggaggaagatgatgacGATGCAACGGAaggctctgaggaggaggaggaggatgaagaagatGAGGGAAGGCTGAAGAAGATGGAAGCACAGAGATCccagagcaag AACCTCCCAGTGAAGGTGACGGCTGGCAAGGCGTTGAAAGAGGACAAGCAGCGGCTGGCGCAGGAGCAGCAGAGCGAGGAGAAACGCCTGGCCATCATGATGATGAAGAAGCGGGAGAAATACCTCTACCAGAAGATCATGTTTGGGAAGAAGCGCAAGATCCGAGAG GCTAATAAACTGACCGAAAAGCGAAAAGCTCATGATGCTGCAGTGAAGTCGGagaagaaaaagagcaagaaagtGCGAAGGGAGTGA